The region TATTTTGAAAGTAACTTCGAAAATTAATTTTGTGTGGATAGTTAGAATTACTTGAGGggtaaataaatatagatatattTTGTATGTCTCACACTTCGAATGAATTTCTCATAATGAAAAAGTAAAATTCTCACTTAAAATAAATGTAAATTCAATGCGTTTAAATATCCGATGAGTGCAACGTAAATAGaattttatcttaattcataagaaaagtttatttatttttatgtcgAAGTGTGTGTTAACATATGTTTGCACCGGTGTCAACATATATCCCAATATGGCTAAGTTATTTGTATAAGTACTTTCATCCAAGGGAAAAAACTGCCCGAACATAATTGACATGGAAATGTAAATGTTTTTTTACTGTAAATGGTAAAACAAAGAGCCTATTTTGTCACTGGGCATTAACCtaacttttcacttttcatatgCCCAGAGTATTGTGGTTTCTTCTGCAGGAAGAGGCAAACCACTGTACAGTCATCTACCTTAGAGGAAGGATACTTCTTCTCCCATGCAGCAGTGGCTGCTTCCACAACTGCCTTTGCTGCTTCCTCTTCAGTGTCTACCATCCACACAATTGATGCAACCTCACTATTACTTAGCACATCCCACACCTACAAGCAGGAAAAACAAGTCTATAAAGAATGCTTGTGCCAAAATGATGCTTTGTACATGTTTATAAATCTTATTGGGCAAATGTTTCTGAAGTCAAAATTAATCATGGGGATAATAAGCCTTTATAACTAGCTTATTGgtgaataattaatttcgaagaAATAGAAGCGGATTCAAACATGTTAGAATTATTTCCACGATAGTAGgaacaatttttctttttttgaatcTTAACAAAACTAGGGTTCTAGGTTTTGGTATGTAATGTAACTGCAACGTAAATGAGTTTTAAGTTCCCACATGGGCATCGCGATTGCAATTGTCATTGTATCAACCCACATTTGTCCGCAATTCCACAACACAACCGCAACGACTATTCAAAACCCTGGTATAAACATAAGTGTTTGTTGTATGCAAATAACACTCACCCCATCACTTGCAAGAACAATGAATTGGTCCCTTGATGTTACATGGTGATACCAAATATCTGGGATGGCAATAACACCATGGTCTTTGAGCATGAAATCTCCAAAAGCTCGAGACATGGCTAGGCCAGGGAAGTTCTCATTAGGCAACCACACTCGCTGGATATGTGGTTCTTCTTTAAGAGCATACACACAACCGTTGCACCTCCTTATTCTTTCTGCTTCACCTGCATTCCAATTTAGACGCACAAAATTATTTCTTGTTCACAAATGATCTTCATGGTTTTAGTAATATCTCGAAAGGAAGTAGAAAGAAAAATGTTTAACTGCAATTTTGGTTCCAATCGTTTTATAAAGAGATAATTTTGGTCCTCGTAGTTTCAATTGCTCAAATTAAGATATTCAACTTTCCAATAGGGGTGAGCAAAATATCCGACCCGACCCAAACCCGGAAAACCCGACTTTTAAAAGCACTGAtgggtcgggtcgggtcggttTACGGGTATTAAAAACTGGACAGATGGTTCTATGCGGGTAATCACGGTCGGGTTCGGGTGGGTTCAATAAATCCGTCGGTACCCGACCCAACCcgattaaaaataaaagatttttCCTTGTTACAAGCCCACAAATTGGTGAGGCCCAATGTTTATACGGTACATGTAGTGGCTTTGCAACCACAAGTTGAATGTCTGATTAATTGAACCCCAACCCTAGATATAAATTCAAAACTCACAATTTTCATTCATTCAGTGGCTGTAGTTGAACTTGAACCCTAGGAAAGAAACCAAAATGGCAAAACCCTAGAACTTGAACCCTGCACCGCCGCCCATTCCCTCATTTCCCTTGGTATTCCCCTCCATTCTTCACCCTCCTTAAGCTTGAACAGTGAAACGAAAGCTGTTTGAAGGAAGAAAAGGTAAGGTTTCAGATCCTCTAAGGTCTTGACCAGTTTCTGGTTTCATAAATCATTGAAATGAAAACTTGTTTTTTAGCTTCCCTTCCAATCTCTGTTACGTTGTCTTGTTctatattttctgttttcttgaTCTCTGTTCTTATTATCTTCTTTTTGTCTGATGCCATTAGGAGGCCAGGAGACCATATTGGAGCAACAACTTAATCTTCAAACTTTTTTTCACTTGTGAATCTCGTTTGGTAAGTTTCTAAccccatttttattttttaattttgtctaAACCTTGCGAGCTTGCTAATTATATATCTGTTGCCCTGTCTTTGCACCTTTTCTGCAATGATTTACCTTTGTAGTTTTTTCCTCCTTGTCTGGCTTGGATAAATGGATAACTATCTTGTACATGTAAATGTTATGTTCCATTTCGTTAATGATattgaaaagttaaaaaaagaaaagaaaagtaaaggTTTGTCATCTGCAAgaaatttttattataaaaaagatGCAACCCAGATTAAAAATCAATGCTTTTTCTAACCAAATGTCAAAAGAGAGGTTGTAGTTGTTTGGAAAGGCCTTAGTAATTCAAAAATACCATGAACATGTCATCCTTTGATCGTATGAACTAGAGTGGCCCCATTGTTTCAATTTTCCAAAAGCTCTTTACATGAACAATGAAGAATATGTGATGGGCCACTTACCGAGGGAATTCTTTTGACTGCTGCAATTTTAAGTTATAGGAACTTTCTATCTCGTCCTTGTTATTAATAGAAATTAGTAAAAAGTTTTTGTCTAGCACTTGGTTTTAGTAAAAGTAAGTTTCCTTTTTGGTCTTGATCTCTAAGTTGGCTATAATTTTTTCCTTTATGCTTTATTCTTTATTTATCATTGGTTCTGTTTTGGAAAGACACTTGAAAGTTAATTAATACTGGCTGAAATTTACACTTAACATGCTTATTCATTCACTTGAAACTTGGGCTTCTGTTTTGACAATTCCATAGTCTTGATATCTAAGTtggttatgatttttttttcattatgtttttttcttatttatcaTTGTTTCTATTTTGGATTGACTCTTGAAAGTTAAACTAGCTGAACTTCACACTTAACATGCTTATTCATTGACACAGTGATGGAGCAACCTAATCAACACTTGTCTTCGACACCATCTCCAATAGACACCCAAGCAGCTGGACCATCCAATGTAACTCAACCAGCAGGTGCTTCTATTGGTGGAAGTCAACCCACTCAAGGTGCTGAGACTGAGATTTCTATGGCTGATCCTGCTGTGCTTCCCCCACCCCCTGAAGTTCAAGGGGCTAATCCTAAGAAAAAGCGTAAGCCAAATGCTAGCGGTCCGCGTACAACAACTTCTATATGGAAGCACTTTACCAGATTACCTGAAAATGAAGTTCAAGACCCCACTGCTGCTTGCAACTACTGTGGTAAGAGGTATTTGTGTGATAGCAAGACTCATGGCACCACAAACTTGAACACCCACTTGAAAATTTGCACTGGTGGTAGAGTCTTGGACACTTACAGGAGCTCTCTAAACCCTGAAGTTGCAGAAGAACTGAATTGTACTCAAAACTGGATGAGACAATCTTCCAATCAGCCCAAAGAACTTGATGTTGTTGATGTATTTGACCAATCTGAAAAAGTTATAACAGGTAGAAGTTTCTTTTCATAACTGTgattttatttatctgttttctTTCCTAATGGAtgtgttttctttccttgtTCTGTAGAATTTCGAGGCTTGATAATTTCTGGAAGGGCTAGAAGATCTGCTGCTGGTGCTGGATCTTCTCAGTCACAGCCAATGTCTATTGGCTGAAGTTCAATGGTTTGCAATATTTTATGAATAAGTTTTCTTATTGCTGCCTCctacaatttattttttaaattgactaatttttcaactaaatGTTTATTTTATGGCTAATTTTCAGTTGAGAAAGACTTTTTTGGAGTCATTGTGTGCAATGACTCATATTTTGGTAAGTCAAGCTATTTCTTAGAAttattgtttctttctttttagttTGGACaaatatcttaatttttttgtgaTCTTCATTGTTGGCAGCTAGTATGTCGATAGCTTCTTGCAGTTGTCGAATTGTGTTGCAATGTGGATATATTTTGGCTGAGTTTGGGGCATTCTTTGGACTTATTTTGGCTTTCTCAAGATGGGCATGCTACTACTCTGTTCTGGTTGTCTTTGGTAAttttattgatattgatttttacTCTATGTTTGGTGTTAGCTAGATTTGACTGAATTTGTGTTTTGATCAATTCATTTCTATTGCAGCCAAAATGTGGTGTTGATCACCATTGAAGGAATATTAATTGGAGCTCTACTATTGAAAAGTATGTGTATTTATGtatttgttattgtttgtgCTTCCGATTTTATTATTATGTTGTGAATATAACTGAGTTGTGCTTCAATCCCTCCCTTTGTAGAATTGTTGGCTAATGGAGAGTGCTCCTAAAAGATTTCCAGGGAATACAATTACTGGTTATTCCCTTGAAGCTCATATGCTAGTAGTGTACATGAATTAGGTAATATTAGTAactctttgattttgtttttattttattttgtgctGCATTACATTTCCAGCAAAGGAAAATGTTTAACTCTTGTAATTTAAATGCTAGATGTCACTTGAGGGCTGGAAGAGTTTGATAGAGTGCCCCAAGATTCATGCAAGTTTGATGGTGAAGATTGAAGAATGGTGAATGACTGCTTAAGAAGCAAAGCTTTAATGACATATGCATACTTTTCTACCTAGTTATTTAGGCTATGATTGGTCTGTAACTATAACATACTTATCTACTTTTTAGCAATTTAAGCTATGACTATGGGTCTGTAACTTGATTCACGCATGACCATTGATGTTGTGCTTATGCTTCCTATGCctaatttttaattaagtttacCTATGACTACTTTTTAATTAAGTTCAAAAATTTATTAGTTTGATCTCTAGTGACTCTAGTTTGGAATGTGCTGTATGAAATATTAATTTGGTGCAGGTTTTTATCAATGAGCCAGACTCATTGTTAGCAAAAATATGATTTTAGTCATGGGCTAAGGCCTTAGTTTACCAAAATTAGTACAgcccaagaaaaaattaattttggagtttttattaattttttttgcaagtctgttttactaaaaaaaaaaccttgattTTTTTACCAggtccaaaaaaaaaacgtagCCCATTATTTGGGCCCAACCCGACCAAACCCACCCGAAACTAGGTTGGACCCAACTTTACCCGAACCGACCAACCCGAAAGTAGCAGCGGTCGGTAGCGGGCCTAATAAATTATTGTTCGGTTTTTTTCGGGTGGGCTGAAATTGGCCCGAACCCGACCGAACCCGCCCGAAGCTCACCCCTACTTTCCAAATTGAACAAATATGGCTTAAATATTAACTTGTCATTCAATAACTAATGAAAAAGTTCAAGTAGATTATTATTTTTAGGTGAAGACAATTTGTCATTTTCcacataaaaaattgatatatgTTGTCTTTTTCCGTTAGTTAGTTATTAGTTAACACGTTAACATATGGACTAAAAGtttgtttaattttgatttttgaaagtAGAATGACTTGATTGAGCAATTAAAACTATAGAGATCAAAATTACATTTTTCTGAAACTTTAATGACAAAAAATGTAACtaaaccaaagaaaaaaaaaagctgcATACTAGTTTATAAGAAGAGACTTACTAGGTAATCCAGGTTTCAAATCAGTGGTCAATTGAATGGCTGTGAGTTTCTCATCATGGATTGTTCCCAAGACAGCTCTTGAGTCACCCAAATTAGCTATGATAAGACCTTCACCCTGTATATTGTTTTTGTTATAGATGTTCTCATAACAAAGATGAAAATgaataatgaaatctgagtgtttattttatttacctGTCTAATGACAACTACTGCAGTAGTTCCACTGCAAGAGCAGTCTAGATTCTCTTGTAGCTTAACCTGCTTGTCCATCACCATGAAAGCACTAACAATGGCTCTCTTCCACTTCTGAAAGTTCTTTGGAGCCAAGTCATCTTCCACTGTGTTAAAATTGCTTGGGGTGTTGTCAtcaccattttctattttattaatCTCTACAGGAGCATTCCCTTGGCTCAGAATGAGTGAAGGCAAATGACTGTTTACCATTTTGCTCACTATGTGTCCATATCTTCCATGTCCATCATAAACGCCACAAAATGCTCCATCTTCCATCCCGTAACCCTTTTGAGGAACAGcaaggagaaaagaaaaaaaagttaggGGAGGGAGTTTcactgcatgtttggataccCGGATGAAAATCATGGTGGACAATAACAAAAGGTAAGAAAAGTTATTTTTGCCCATCATGATTTTGTCTGCACCGTGATTTTCTACTGTATATCTGAATATGTACTCCGTAATTTTATATGCTTTATTAATCTTAGGCACAGAAGAAAGACTccaatttataatatatttggATCAACTTTTTATCAGAATCAATTTATGGAACCCAGAAGCTACCCACAGAAACTTATTGCTAAAACTGAttctgactttagaatcaattgtataaGAATTTCAAAACATGGTATAAACAAACAAACCTGGTAAAGTGAGGCAGCATCTTGGTTTAGTCCTTTTGTTCCCTGTTTAGAATAAACAGAGCAAAGTCTCTTATTCCCATTTAGGACCTTGTTTGATTCAAATATTGTCACATTCTCATCATGAACTTCTTCAGGGACCCcatgaatctctgaagatgcaAGGGATATGCAGATACCCATTCTAGTTGTTCTGTAATTAATTTAATACAGTTTAGTGAGTCTATTCCTTAAGAATTTGAGGACCTAAATATATAGCAAGTCATGCATAAtatttaatgatatatatataaggtCCAGATGTGATTACAAGTGGGCGGTACCTGAAAGCTTAGTTGAACCCaataatttcatgttttttaGTTGTTACTTATTCAACTAGGCTGTCCCAACACTCTCTTTAAGGGACATTAAGGGTGGAATTTTTCAAACCAATCCACTAAGGGGTATGACTTTCTATTATAAAACTATGGTTCAAAGTTATTATATTAATAACCTTTatcttttcaaaaaagaaattattaaCAACCTTTATTCATGAATAGTTATGTATATTAAATTAGAGTTATAGAGCATGGTGGAACATGGATTGCGTAACGTTTGCTTTTTGCCCAAACCTTGCTTCCTCTTGTCATTGTATACTCTCTGTCCTGTCCTG is a window of Lotus japonicus ecotype B-129 chromosome 5, LjGifu_v1.2 DNA encoding:
- the LOC130717754 gene encoding probable protein phosphatase 2C 72, with product MGICISLASSEIHGVPEEVHDENVTIFESNKVLNGNKRLCSVYSKQGTKGLNQDAASLYQGYGMEDGAFCGVYDGHGRYGHIVSKMVNSHLPSLILSQGNAPVEINKIENGDDNTPSNFNTVEDDLAPKNFQKWKRAIVSAFMVMDKQVKLQENLDCSCSGTTAVVVIRQGEGLIIANLGDSRAVLGTIHDEKLTAIQLTTDLKPGLPSEAERIRRCNGCVYALKEEPHIQRVWLPNENFPGLAMSRAFGDFMLKDHGVIAIPDIWYHHVTSRDQFIVLASDGVWDVLSNSEVASIVWMVDTEEEAAKAVVEAATAAWEKKYPSSKVDDCTVVCLFLQKKPQYSGHMKSEKLG